The following coding sequences lie in one Myxococcus xanthus genomic window:
- the rpiA gene encoding ribose-5-phosphate isomerase RpiA has product MSQQDDGAATARYKQAAAEWAVDGFLQPGMVVGLGTGSTAAFAVHRLAALRAQGRLLDIVGVPTSRATEALARSLGVPVSTLDAHPVLDVTIDGADEVAPDLSLIKGGGGALLREKIVAQASRRVVIVVDAGKLSPVLGTHWPVPVEVLSFGWRSQARFLESLGARVTVRHGAGGEPFLTDQGNLVLDCAFGPIDAPASLAASLGARAGIVGHGLFLNLTTDLVVAGPKGVEHHAR; this is encoded by the coding sequence ATGAGCCAGCAGGACGACGGCGCGGCGACGGCCCGCTACAAACAAGCCGCCGCCGAATGGGCGGTGGACGGCTTCCTCCAGCCGGGCATGGTGGTGGGGCTGGGCACGGGCAGCACCGCGGCCTTCGCCGTCCATCGGCTGGCCGCGCTGCGCGCGCAGGGGCGGCTGCTGGACATCGTGGGCGTGCCCACCTCGCGCGCCACGGAGGCGCTGGCTCGCTCGCTGGGCGTGCCCGTGTCGACGCTGGACGCGCACCCCGTGCTGGACGTCACCATCGACGGCGCGGACGAAGTGGCGCCGGACCTGTCCCTCATCAAGGGCGGTGGTGGCGCGCTGCTGCGCGAGAAGATCGTCGCGCAAGCAAGCCGGCGCGTCGTCATCGTGGTGGACGCGGGAAAGCTGTCCCCCGTGCTGGGCACGCACTGGCCGGTGCCGGTGGAGGTGCTGTCCTTCGGCTGGCGCTCCCAGGCGCGGTTCCTCGAATCGCTCGGCGCGCGCGTCACCGTCCGGCACGGCGCTGGCGGTGAGCCCTTCCTCACGGACCAGGGCAACCTCGTGCTCGACTGTGCCTTCGGTCCCATCGACGCGCCCGCGTCGCTGGCCGCGAGCCTGGGCGCGCGCGCGGGAATCGTGGGCCACGGCTTGTTCCTGAACCTCACCACGGACCTGGTGGTGGCCGGTCCGAAGGGCGTGGAGCACCACGCGCGCTGA